From the genome of Candidatus Poribacteria bacterium, one region includes:
- a CDS encoding carboxypeptidase-like regulatory domain-containing protein, protein MARFIFMLILAACVSMFTDIVFAQGAAMSGGTLRGQITDVTPAQNPIEDVEVKIVAQDSGKEWTIKTDADGNYKHAELPAGRYLISISKDGYDKRVGKSVTIVDGGDHFVPLKMAEKGKVNLFEVQPGKIDRMVIKQRIKQQTKSLLQGVAESMGERYKLDEAVVKSLYQSMVNSIEGLLAQIGGLSTFANASIAFKMLLAQPDCKAAFAEHLSEAQLQDYLDFTAARQQRDREAVARRITAALDRELSLTADQREKVVKLLRGAAWRNSGFASSMNTLRISSQKAVHLVHHRLKISLDNTLSEAQSKVWHALVNTNANREHLAVLMPEVEVQVGIADKKVDAGKIVDRNKKRPFIRKEAAKPVKIENEVKVVINEVAIDPPERLQPWIEFNAGTAASQEQMMEIAEAKLTAHTELLGSLDERATRRLALAAKGVAQQYIEAQDETPEAREELWGDGSTNVDITDHPMYQRAIKDVLSEEAFAQYSASQAEREVWHQQVLRDVIVACIDTQLLLDDTQRETLETAASQLVPSPLKEKKSAEFMFFQLFPQTVNFEILTHWQQDEFKRVFGPMMWRR, encoded by the coding sequence ATGGCTCGTTTTATTTTCATGTTGATATTAGCCGCTTGTGTCAGTATGTTTACTGATATTGTCTTTGCTCAGGGTGCCGCGATGAGCGGTGGGACCCTCCGCGGACAGATTACTGACGTAACGCCAGCGCAGAACCCTATTGAGGACGTTGAGGTCAAGATTGTTGCACAAGATAGCGGCAAGGAATGGACAATAAAGACAGATGCAGATGGCAATTACAAACACGCTGAGCTCCCCGCCGGACGCTACCTGATTAGCATATCTAAGGACGGATACGACAAGCGCGTTGGGAAATCTGTTACCATTGTTGATGGTGGCGACCACTTCGTTCCACTCAAAATGGCTGAGAAAGGTAAGGTCAATCTGTTTGAGGTGCAACCAGGCAAAATAGACAGGATGGTCATTAAACAGCGAATCAAGCAGCAAACTAAGTCGTTACTCCAAGGTGTTGCTGAAAGTATGGGCGAGCGTTACAAGCTGGACGAAGCAGTTGTCAAATCACTTTATCAGTCAATGGTTAATTCTATTGAGGGGCTACTGGCGCAGATTGGTGGTCTGAGTACCTTCGCGAATGCAAGTATAGCGTTCAAAATGTTATTGGCACAGCCCGATTGCAAGGCAGCGTTTGCTGAACACTTGAGCGAGGCGCAGCTTCAGGATTATTTGGACTTCACAGCAGCACGACAGCAGCGAGATCGAGAGGCGGTCGCTCGTCGAATAACCGCTGCACTTGACAGAGAACTCAGTTTGACGGCAGATCAACGCGAAAAAGTTGTGAAGTTGCTGCGTGGTGCTGCGTGGAGGAATAGTGGTTTCGCAAGTTCAATGAACACCCTACGGATCAGTTCGCAGAAAGCAGTGCATCTGGTGCATCATAGATTGAAAATCTCTCTGGATAATACCTTGAGCGAAGCGCAATCCAAGGTTTGGCATGCGTTGGTTAACACAAATGCGAACAGAGAGCATCTCGCTGTCCTCATGCCCGAAGTCGAGGTTCAGGTTGGCATCGCGGATAAAAAGGTAGATGCGGGTAAAATTGTGGATCGAAACAAAAAGCGTCCGTTTATCCGCAAGGAAGCAGCCAAGCCTGTCAAGATAGAGAACGAAGTTAAAGTAGTGATTAATGAAGTAGCGATTGACCCGCCGGAGAGACTACAACCTTGGATTGAATTTAACGCAGGGACAGCAGCATCTCAAGAACAAATGATGGAGATCGCCGAAGCCAAACTCACAGCGCATACCGAATTGTTAGGTTCCCTCGACGAGCGTGCCACTCGGCGTTTGGCACTTGCTGCCAAAGGCGTGGCACAACAGTACATTGAAGCCCAAGACGAAACTCCCGAAGCGAGGGAGGAATTGTGGGGAGATGGAAGTACAAACGTTGACATTACGGATCATCCGATGTATCAACGAGCTATTAAAGATGTACTTTCTGAAGAGGCGTTCGCGCAGTATAGCGCGTCCCAAGCGGAAAGAGAAGTTTGGCATCAACAGGTGCTGCGTGATGTGATAGTGGCGTGCATAGACACGCAGCTGCTTTTGGACGACACACAGCGGGAAACGTTAGAAACAGCAGCATCGCAATTGGTACCCAGTCCACTTAAGGAAAAGAAATCCGCGGAGTTCATGTTTTTCCAACTTTTCCCACAGACAGTAAACTTTGAGATCCTGACACATTGGCAGCAGGACGAATTTAAACGCGTGTTCGGTCCAATGATGTGGCGGAGATGA
- a CDS encoding carboxypeptidase-like regulatory domain-containing protein has product MTRFSFVLIVTAWVGMFTGIALAQDNAINGGTIRGMITDTTPEQNPIEGVEVKIVAQDGTEHTTKTDANGDYKKAGIPAGRYTISIHKEGYNDRRGKPVTIVNGGDHFVPLKMTEKGNIGLSSKTQGVNLDPNLDKQIESLLARVGESIGKRYNLNEAATKSLRQSIYNSNKIVLTQNESLRAFAKALEGGNIALLEFFLSHPHTKAIFAKHLTETQLQEYLKLNQNRWQLYQQAIARQIVVMLDRELSLTTDQRQKIEQLLLDTKDSDTFPNSMIIMLNSLNAAHLVHYKLKLSLDEILSQTQSKIWHGLVSADLEELHEIAAPIPEVVIKGAVDAGKVQEKEADAILEQLNKQTADKGNTPESQERIEQMRQLMEAKLAAHTELLQPLDERASRHLRVAAKGIVQQYLEIHGKTPEATKPETDAKPKQAGEITPKEAAEKLKTLREGVDITDHPLYQQAIKDVLSEDAFKLYRAHQTERDNLRQQVLRDRLVALIDNQLLLDETQRNHLETVAAQVTLPSSNEEAVMALFMQFSQQTDLKILSSWQRREFGQLFGPPVEKE; this is encoded by the coding sequence ATGACTCGTTTTAGTTTTGTGTTAATAGTTACTGCTTGGGTCGGAATGTTTACTGGCATTGCCCTTGCCCAGGACAACGCTATAAATGGTGGTACTATTCGTGGCATGATTACCGACACAACCCCAGAACAAAATCCGATTGAAGGTGTTGAGGTCAAAATTGTCGCCCAAGACGGCACAGAGCATACAACAAAAACAGATGCCAACGGCGATTATAAAAAAGCAGGTATCCCCGCAGGACGCTATACCATCAGTATCCACAAGGAAGGATACAATGACCGCCGCGGAAAACCCGTTACAATCGTTAACGGTGGAGATCATTTTGTCCCGCTCAAAATGACTGAAAAGGGCAATATTGGGTTGTCCTCTAAAACGCAAGGCGTAAATTTGGATCCTAACCTTGACAAGCAAATCGAATCTTTACTTGCGCGCGTCGGTGAAAGTATCGGTAAGCGTTACAATCTCAATGAGGCAGCTACCAAATCACTTCGTCAGTCAATTTACAATTCAAATAAGATTGTGCTAACGCAGAACGAGAGTCTGCGTGCCTTCGCGAAGGCATTGGAAGGGGGCAACATAGCACTACTTGAATTCTTTTTGTCACATCCACACACCAAGGCAATATTTGCTAAACACCTGACCGAGACGCAACTTCAGGAGTATCTGAAACTCAACCAAAATAGATGGCAGCTATACCAACAAGCAATCGCACGTCAAATAGTCGTGATGCTTGACCGAGAACTCTCCCTAACGACCGATCAACGCCAAAAAATTGAACAATTACTACTTGACACGAAGGACAGTGATACCTTCCCAAACTCAATGATCATAATGCTTAATTCACTGAACGCAGCCCATCTGGTGCACTATAAGTTAAAACTCTCTCTGGACGAGATATTGAGCCAGACACAATCCAAAATTTGGCATGGACTCGTTAGCGCAGATTTGGAGGAACTACACGAAATTGCCGCACCCATACCCGAAGTTGTAATAAAGGGTGCGGTCGATGCTGGCAAAGTGCAAGAAAAAGAGGCTGACGCGATACTTGAGCAGCTCAATAAACAGACCGCCGATAAAGGTAACACACCAGAATCTCAAGAGCGTATAGAGCAGATGCGGCAGCTCATGGAAGCCAAGTTGGCAGCACATACTGAACTGTTACAACCACTCGATGAGCGTGCCTCTCGACATCTACGAGTAGCCGCCAAAGGGATCGTTCAACAATACCTCGAAATTCATGGCAAAACGCCTGAAGCAACAAAACCGGAAACCGATGCGAAACCCAAGCAGGCTGGCGAAATCACTCCCAAAGAAGCTGCAGAGAAACTCAAAACCTTAAGGGAAGGGGTTGATATTACAGATCACCCACTCTATCAACAAGCCATCAAGGATGTACTCTCCGAAGATGCCTTTAAACTATATCGCGCCCACCAAACCGAAAGAGACAACTTGCGGCAACAGGTGCTACGCGATAGGTTGGTAGCACTTATAGATAACCAGCTCCTCTTGGACGAAACACAGCGGAACCACTTAGAAACTGTAGCAGCACAAGTGACGCTCCCCTCCTCAAATGAGGAAGCAGTCATGGCACTATTCATGCAATTTTCTCAACAAACAGACCTCAAGATACTGAGTTCTTGGCAGCGGCGCGAATTTGGACAACTGTTCGGTCCACCAGTAGAGAAAGAATAA
- a CDS encoding terpene cyclase/mutase family protein — protein MKKKHRFIIGFSSFLMLLSILETHAQDPTIRYGTGVPPAVRSINDRSLRYLANTQLEDGSWPGGQNGAGITGICVMAFMASGEDPDYGPYATHIRKALRNMIINQNPKTGYMTGYGHGSMYHHGFAMLALSEAYGAVNEELLWKGSDTPANRRRTIGEALELAVRCALTAQEKNPWGAWRYSPGSQDADTTVAGTVLMGILGARNAGIEVPNEAVDKALTFFQTCTMRGGGVSYQPMSSHGDGLTRTAIGTLVYAIGKRKDTPEYKSASEFIKRRMDQSVRSRYTFYNLYYMAQALFQSDFKAWQAWNQRIIERLQGMQQEDGSFTSSYGSAYATGMAVLTLALNYRLLPIYER, from the coding sequence ATGAAGAAAAAACACAGATTCATTATCGGGTTTTCCAGTTTCCTGATGTTGCTCAGCATATTGGAAACCCACGCGCAAGATCCCACGATCCGCTACGGTACAGGGGTACCACCAGCGGTTAGAAGCATCAACGACCGGAGCTTGCGGTATCTTGCTAACACGCAACTCGAAGACGGCAGCTGGCCAGGCGGACAGAATGGGGCAGGAATCACCGGGATTTGTGTCATGGCATTTATGGCGAGTGGCGAGGATCCGGATTACGGACCTTATGCCACGCATATCCGTAAAGCCTTGCGCAATATGATCATAAATCAGAATCCGAAAACCGGGTACATGACAGGGTACGGGCATGGATCAATGTACCACCACGGTTTTGCGATGTTAGCACTCTCCGAGGCGTATGGTGCAGTAAATGAAGAACTCCTCTGGAAAGGGAGTGATACACCCGCCAATCGGCGACGTACCATCGGCGAGGCTCTGGAACTTGCAGTACGGTGTGCGTTAACCGCGCAAGAAAAAAATCCGTGGGGTGCTTGGCGGTATTCACCAGGATCCCAAGATGCCGACACAACCGTCGCTGGCACCGTGTTGATGGGCATACTCGGCGCACGAAACGCTGGAATTGAGGTCCCTAACGAAGCTGTTGATAAGGCATTAACTTTTTTTCAAACTTGCACCATGCGAGGTGGCGGTGTCTCTTACCAACCCATGAGCAGTCATGGCGACGGACTCACTCGGACAGCCATTGGAACACTCGTTTACGCAATCGGAAAAAGGAAGGATACCCCAGAATACAAATCCGCCTCCGAGTTTATCAAGCGCAGAATGGATCAAAGTGTACGCAGTCGGTACACCTTCTACAATCTCTACTATATGGCGCAGGCACTCTTCCAAAGCGACTTCAAGGCATGGCAAGCTTGGAATCAACGGATCATTGAGCGGCTTCAAGGGATGCAGCAAGAAGATGGCAGCTTCACGAGTAGCTACGGGAGTGCCTACGCGACCGGAATGGCTGTTCTCACTTTGGCACTGAATTATCGCCTATTGCCAATTTACGAGAGGTAG
- a CDS encoding M81 family metallopeptidase, with product MRIAVGCIGHETNTFSPVATPLDNFKNGSYHRGDEIITAFRGTRTITGGFLDVAEQLSLQPVPLLWTFATPSGIVEHTAYQTLKMEFLELLQNAGELDGVLLDLHGAMVTDELEDAEGDLIQAVREIVGATRIVTTLDLHANITPKMVDYSDVIIGFDTYPHVDCYERGFEAGQLLFGINEGKIQPTMAYRQLPLLTAPPAQCTMKAPMTEVIKALHALETQRGVVTATLSMGFPFADITDAGISILVTTNGDMALAEVCADQFASDIWEMREQFTFNLHTVEAAIEIANQADGKPIVLADGADNPGGGGPCDGTTILQKFIETDVQDAVIAVIADPESVAQAVEAGVGNRVQLNVGGKTDTQHGAPVALTGYVKVLSDGKFVLKGPMGRGTTGNMGRTAVIQVGGVEVILTERRIQPYDAEVLRSVGIEPRTRKLIALKSAVHFRADYTPIAHQILEVDTPGVHSPNLFNYDYQKLRRPVYPLDSNVSYGKSEST from the coding sequence ATGCGAATTGCAGTCGGTTGTATCGGACACGAAACCAATACATTTTCACCTGTCGCGACACCCCTTGATAACTTTAAAAATGGGAGTTACCACCGCGGGGACGAGATTATCACCGCATTCCGAGGGACCCGAACAATTACCGGTGGTTTCCTCGATGTTGCTGAACAACTCAGTTTACAACCTGTCCCGCTGCTGTGGACGTTTGCGACACCGTCCGGCATAGTAGAGCATACTGCTTATCAGACACTCAAGATGGAGTTCTTAGAGCTTTTGCAGAACGCCGGAGAACTTGACGGGGTGCTCCTCGACTTACACGGTGCGATGGTAACAGATGAACTTGAGGATGCAGAAGGGGACTTGATTCAGGCGGTACGTGAGATCGTAGGCGCAACGCGGATCGTCACGACGCTCGACCTACACGCGAATATTACCCCCAAAATGGTAGATTACTCCGACGTTATCATCGGATTCGATACCTATCCGCACGTAGATTGCTACGAACGCGGGTTTGAAGCCGGACAACTGCTCTTTGGTATAAATGAGGGCAAGATTCAACCGACGATGGCATATCGCCAACTTCCACTACTCACCGCGCCCCCGGCGCAATGCACAATGAAAGCACCGATGACAGAAGTCATCAAGGCACTCCACGCGCTTGAAACCCAGCGAGGCGTTGTGACAGCCACACTTTCCATGGGCTTCCCGTTCGCTGATATAACGGATGCAGGCATTTCAATACTCGTTACCACCAACGGCGATATGGCACTCGCGGAGGTTTGTGCTGATCAGTTTGCGTCCGATATCTGGGAGATGCGCGAACAATTCACGTTTAATCTACATACTGTTGAAGCCGCAATTGAAATCGCCAATCAGGCAGATGGCAAGCCGATTGTACTCGCCGATGGCGCGGATAACCCCGGTGGTGGCGGTCCCTGTGACGGTACGACGATTCTGCAGAAGTTTATAGAAACAGACGTTCAAGATGCCGTGATCGCGGTGATCGCAGATCCTGAATCGGTTGCCCAGGCAGTTGAGGCAGGTGTCGGAAACCGTGTCCAACTGAATGTTGGTGGGAAAACGGACACACAACACGGGGCACCTGTTGCGCTTACAGGATATGTCAAAGTGCTTTCTGACGGCAAATTTGTTCTCAAGGGGCCGATGGGACGTGGCACCACCGGGAACATGGGTAGGACAGCTGTCATTCAAGTTGGCGGTGTTGAGGTTATCTTGACCGAGAGGCGGATTCAACCTTACGATGCCGAGGTGCTTCGGAGTGTTGGAATTGAACCGCGGACACGTAAACTTATCGCCCTCAAATCTGCTGTGCATTTCCGAGCGGATTACACACCGATCGCACATCAGATTTTGGAAGTGGATACCCCTGGTGTTCATAGCCCAAATCTCTTCAACTACGATTACCAGAAGTTAAGGAGGCCGGTCTATCCACTGGATTCAAATGTCTCTTATGGTAAATCCGAGTCAACTTAA
- a CDS encoding aldo/keto reductase gives MEYTYLGRIGLRVSRLCLGTVNFGRHASEKDALSVMSRALQAGINFFDTANIYNEGLTETIVGNWLAADKSRRDQIVLATKLYGKTGEGPNDGRLSAYHIRRACEDSLRRLQTDHIDIYQMHHVDRRTPWDEIWQGVEQLVREGKILYVGSSNFAAWDIARAQGIAAQRNFLGLVSEQSVYNLRSRTIELEVLPCCRELGLGVIPYSPMGGGLLCGVLDDPTTGRRGRESLRQTIERHRSQLEAYEELCASIGQPPANVALAWVLSNSDITAPIIGPRTVEQLADNLSVLELELDNEVLARLDEIWTGPGGEAPEAYAW, from the coding sequence ATGGAATATACCTACCTCGGCCGAATTGGGCTACGGGTGAGTCGTCTCTGTCTCGGCACCGTCAATTTCGGCAGACACGCGTCCGAAAAGGACGCACTTTCCGTGATGAGTCGGGCTCTGCAAGCGGGAATTAACTTTTTCGATACCGCTAACATCTATAACGAAGGTTTAACGGAAACAATTGTTGGAAATTGGTTGGCAGCGGATAAAAGTCGGCGCGATCAGATTGTTCTGGCGACCAAACTGTATGGCAAGACGGGTGAGGGTCCGAATGATGGTCGTCTGTCGGCGTATCATATCCGTCGAGCCTGCGAAGACAGTCTACGCCGTCTGCAGACCGATCACATAGATATCTACCAGATGCATCATGTTGATCGCCGCACACCGTGGGATGAGATTTGGCAAGGGGTGGAGCAATTGGTACGTGAAGGTAAAATCCTGTACGTTGGTAGTAGTAACTTCGCTGCGTGGGACATTGCTCGCGCACAGGGTATTGCTGCCCAGCGCAATTTTCTTGGGCTTGTCTCAGAACAGAGCGTGTATAATCTCCGGAGTCGGACAATTGAGCTTGAGGTGCTCCCATGTTGTCGCGAACTCGGTTTGGGAGTCATTCCATATAGTCCGATGGGCGGTGGATTGCTCTGCGGTGTACTCGACGACCCAACCACTGGACGGCGAGGCAGGGAATCACTTAGACAAACGATTGAGAGGCACCGATCGCAGCTGGAAGCGTATGAGGAACTCTGCGCATCAATAGGGCAACCCCCGGCTAACGTCGCCTTGGCATGGGTCCTCAGTAATTCAGACATCACAGCACCGATCATCGGACCGCGGACGGTCGAACAGCTTGCGGATAACTTATCTGTCTTGGAATTGGAATTGGACAATGAAGTACTCGCAAGACTCGATGAGATTTGGACCGGCCCGGGTGGTGAAGCCCCAGAAGCGTACGCGTGGTAG
- a CDS encoding sulfatase-like hydrolase/transferase has product MSKRPNILWYCTDQQRFDTIGALGNPHINTPRLDEFMGQSVTFTHAYCQSPICTPSRASFMTGMYPSAVSVTGNGNPVFPEYYEDRLITHALARDGYDCGLIGKLHLASAYEAQENRVNDGYRYFQYSHDHGKPNALGHEYADWQRGQGVDPEALIAGKAIAQKYPNRTGRVNAPTSDLDNVPPHLHQTYWCTEKTIEFIEKNRRENQPWLLSLNPFDPHPPFDAPWEYYRRYDPETLPGPHFQESDIAFQSKLTEAGIDFQSQAKPPSEWDDKRMQASYYAMIEQLDHEFGRILDYLDAEGLREDTIIIFTSDHGEALGDHGLVYKGCRFYEGSVRVPLIISWQNHFLQDAQSDALVELLDIVPTLYDVLGADIPYYVQGKSLAPLLRGDVPADDHREAVRCEFFDAISMPDQTHATMYRDRRWKLVVYHQKGVCELYDLDNDPWEHNDLSDHADYQTVKWELMQKSFDATVYAHPQMIPRVASH; this is encoded by the coding sequence ATGTCAAAACGTCCAAATATCCTATGGTATTGTACAGACCAACAACGTTTCGACACCATCGGAGCGTTAGGAAACCCACATATTAATACACCGAGACTCGACGAATTTATGGGTCAATCGGTCACATTCACCCACGCTTATTGTCAATCTCCTATTTGCACTCCTTCCCGCGCAAGTTTCATGACCGGTATGTATCCGTCAGCCGTGAGCGTTACCGGCAATGGCAACCCAGTTTTCCCCGAATATTATGAAGACCGGTTGATTACCCATGCCCTCGCACGGGATGGCTACGACTGCGGGTTGATTGGTAAGCTCCATCTCGCAAGTGCTTATGAAGCACAAGAAAACCGCGTCAACGATGGTTATCGCTACTTCCAATATAGCCACGACCACGGAAAGCCGAATGCATTGGGGCACGAATACGCAGATTGGCAACGTGGACAAGGTGTTGATCCTGAAGCGTTAATTGCGGGGAAGGCAATAGCGCAAAAGTATCCAAACAGGACAGGACGCGTGAATGCACCGACTTCCGATCTCGATAACGTTCCCCCGCATCTCCACCAGACCTATTGGTGTACCGAAAAAACGATCGAATTTATCGAGAAAAATCGTCGAGAAAATCAGCCGTGGCTGCTTAGCCTCAATCCGTTTGATCCACACCCACCCTTTGATGCCCCTTGGGAGTATTACCGGCGATACGATCCAGAAACACTACCAGGTCCCCACTTTCAGGAAAGCGACATCGCCTTTCAGTCGAAATTGACAGAGGCAGGCATTGATTTCCAATCTCAGGCGAAACCACCTTCAGAGTGGGACGACAAGCGGATGCAAGCGTCTTATTATGCCATGATTGAACAACTCGACCACGAATTCGGACGCATCCTTGACTATCTTGATGCCGAAGGACTCCGTGAAGATACTATCATCATCTTCACGTCCGACCACGGAGAGGCACTCGGTGACCACGGGTTGGTATACAAAGGATGTCGTTTTTACGAAGGATCGGTGCGGGTGCCACTCATTATTTCTTGGCAAAATCATTTCTTGCAGGATGCTCAGAGTGATGCACTCGTGGAACTGCTTGATATTGTCCCGACACTGTACGATGTGCTGGGTGCAGACATCCCTTACTACGTACAAGGTAAATCGCTCGCGCCACTCTTGCGTGGTGATGTCCCTGCTGATGATCATCGAGAGGCGGTTCGTTGCGAATTTTTCGATGCAATCTCAATGCCCGATCAGACCCATGCCACGATGTATCGAGATCGACGCTGGAAACTCGTCGTCTACCATCAGAAAGGAGTTTGTGAACTCTACGACCTTGATAATGACCCGTGGGAACACAACGACCTTTCCGACCATGCCGATTACCAAACTGTCAAGTGGGAACTGATGCAAAAGAGTTTCGATGCGACCGTCTATGCACATCCTCAAATGATACCCCGGGTCGCTTCACACTAA
- a CDS encoding mandelate racemase/muconate lactonizing enzyme family protein, with the protein METDVGWKYQDRIRLYADVGHGRGNTPEGWAQRAKGGVADGYQAIKFDTDNSANELKQDAVNWELNTAELQKMTALVAAAREAVGDGIDISIDCHSLFSVHSAMKLAERLEPFDLMFLEDLVPNDNVEAMAKVNSATFIPICTGEFLFRRDDFRELIQTQTCDMLHVDVSGTGGILEGKKIADLAGLYYMPFAVHNITSPIGMTATAHVCAAVRNFIVMELPYHADQVDWRWDLAISKEPLMQDNAFVVPEQPGLGVEINAEVAQEHPMPGSDHFGIS; encoded by the coding sequence TTGGAAACCGATGTTGGGTGGAAGTATCAAGATCGGATTCGACTTTATGCCGATGTTGGACATGGACGTGGAAACACGCCAGAGGGTTGGGCACAGCGCGCTAAAGGAGGCGTTGCTGATGGCTACCAAGCAATTAAGTTCGACACCGACAACTCCGCAAACGAACTTAAACAGGATGCAGTCAACTGGGAACTGAACACAGCAGAATTACAGAAAATGACAGCGTTGGTTGCCGCCGCACGCGAGGCAGTCGGCGATGGTATTGATATTAGCATCGACTGTCATAGCCTATTCAGTGTCCACTCGGCGATGAAACTTGCTGAGCGTTTAGAGCCGTTTGATTTGATGTTCTTGGAAGACCTCGTGCCGAACGATAATGTCGAAGCGATGGCGAAGGTAAATTCTGCTACATTTATCCCAATCTGTACGGGTGAGTTCCTATTTCGTCGAGACGATTTCAGAGAACTGATCCAGACGCAAACCTGTGATATGCTCCACGTTGATGTATCTGGAACGGGTGGAATACTGGAGGGGAAGAAAATTGCGGATTTGGCTGGTCTGTATTACATGCCGTTTGCGGTGCATAACATCACATCGCCCATCGGGATGACTGCAACGGCGCATGTCTGTGCTGCTGTGCGAAATTTCATTGTGATGGAACTTCCATATCATGCGGATCAGGTGGATTGGCGGTGGGATCTCGCAATTTCTAAGGAACCGCTCATGCAAGATAACGCATTTGTGGTTCCAGAGCAGCCTGGATTGGGTGTCGAAATTAATGCAGAAGTCGCGCAAGAACACCCAATGCCTGGATCCGACCACTTTGGTATATCTTAG
- a CDS encoding radical SAM protein, whose protein sequence is MNRKKIAIIDLAANNSRRSLYGRVMYPNFASIMPQAIGVWCREEGHDVTFMCYTGCEDLIEDLPDDLDLAIIGTFTLGAQLAYALSNHLRSQGVITVLGGPHARCYPEDAQQYFDYVLGFTDKAVIREVLSDCSKYRPIGTYISAKQQPMVLPSVRERWSFIEPILQKAWLFKSVSMLGSLGCPYTCAFCIDANIPYQPLDFNVLKDDLRFLLHQLKHPIVAWHDPNFGVRFDDYMGAIEEAVPPNSIRFIAESSLSLLSEPHLKRLKKNGFKAILPGIESWFDLGNKSKTGSMIGMEKVRKISHEVNTILRYIPYVQANFVFGLDTDQGAEPFELTKRFVDMTPGVYPAYNIVTAYGRAASLNLDYQRANRVIPIPFHFMNNLCTNVKPNNYAWTEFYTYMIDLNNHAFSWKSIANRCRVNKEPIPRWTNVIRGLEARVGKMKMNREMLQQFESDTKFRAYFEQETTELPQFYINQIQQDLGALWKWLPTGALSYDPNAYLKSEESKGLTIKAKD, encoded by the coding sequence ATGAATCGAAAAAAAATTGCGATTATCGACCTGGCCGCTAACAACAGCCGTCGTTCTTTATACGGACGTGTTATGTATCCAAACTTCGCAAGTATCATGCCTCAAGCAATAGGGGTCTGGTGTAGAGAAGAAGGGCATGATGTTACATTCATGTGCTATACCGGTTGTGAAGATTTGATTGAAGATTTGCCAGACGATCTGGATCTTGCAATTATAGGGACTTTCACACTCGGCGCTCAACTTGCCTATGCTCTAAGCAACCACCTTCGCTCGCAAGGTGTTATCACTGTATTAGGGGGTCCACACGCGCGATGCTATCCGGAGGATGCCCAGCAATATTTCGATTACGTCCTCGGTTTTACTGATAAAGCCGTCATCCGAGAAGTCCTATCTGATTGTTCAAAATATCGCCCCATCGGCACCTACATCTCAGCGAAACAACAACCGATGGTACTCCCGAGCGTCCGTGAGCGTTGGTCCTTTATTGAGCCGATATTGCAAAAAGCGTGGCTTTTCAAAAGCGTTTCGATGTTAGGAAGTCTTGGATGCCCGTATACTTGTGCATTCTGTATAGACGCGAATATTCCGTATCAACCGCTCGATTTTAATGTCCTCAAGGACGATCTCCGTTTTCTCTTGCATCAACTCAAACATCCTATAGTCGCATGGCATGACCCGAATTTCGGCGTTCGATTCGACGACTACATGGGCGCGATTGAAGAAGCGGTACCGCCAAATAGCATCCGTTTCATCGCCGAAAGCAGTTTGTCGCTTTTATCCGAGCCCCATCTCAAACGCCTCAAGAAGAACGGATTTAAGGCAATCCTACCCGGTATTGAGTCGTGGTTCGATCTCGGAAACAAATCAAAAACTGGGTCAATGATAGGCATGGAGAAAGTCCGAAAGATCTCTCATGAAGTCAACACCATCTTGAGATATATCCCTTATGTTCAAGCCAACTTTGTATTCGGACTTGATACCGACCAAGGCGCAGAGCCTTTTGAATTGACGAAACGATTTGTCGATATGACACCGGGCGTATATCCAGCCTACAATATCGTTACCGCTTATGGAAGAGCCGCATCCCTTAATCTCGACTACCAACGTGCCAATCGTGTCATACCCATTCCATTTCATTTCATGAACAATTTATGCACGAACGTAAAACCCAATAATTACGCATGGACCGAATTCTACACATACATGATTGATTTAAACAATCATGCATTCTCATGGAAATCGATTGCAAATCGTTGCAGAGTAAATAAGGAACCGATTCCACGGTGGACGAATGTTATAAGAGGCCTGGAAGCGAGAGTTGGTAAAATGAAGATGAATAGAGAAATGCTTCAGCAATTTGAGAGTGATACCAAGTTCCGAGCTTACTTTGAACAAGAAACGACAGAATTGCCACAGTTTTATATCAATCAAATACAACAAGACCTCGGGGCACTGTGGAAATGGCTTCCAACTGGCGCCCTGTCTTACGATCCGAATGCCTATCTCAAGTCTGAGGAAAGCAAGGGGTTAACCATAAAAGCAAAAGACTAA